The Limnospira fusiformis SAG 85.79 genomic interval TAAGTGATGAATCAATAGAACCCTGGAAGTCAGATCATGGACAGGTGGTGGCGACAATTCAATTAAATGGCTATTCTTGATAACACTGTGGTATCTTGGTGTCTGTTTGGCGTATCGCTACCCAAATAAGCAACATATACCCAAAAAACAACTGGGTTGAGTACAATGTTAATATTTCCTATTTATCAATCCCTTGACCATGGGGGTTCAATAGCTTACCCCACAACCTAGACTAAAATACATTATGAGTTATAAACAGTCAAATAACCACCAAGAATCAGATATTTTGATTGTTGATGATACGCCAGGAAATTTGCATCTACTGTCGCGCATTCTTAGAAAAAAAGGGTATCAAGTTCGTGAGGCGATCGACGGCAAAACGGCACTAGAGGAGGTCAATAATAAGTTACCCGATTTAATCCTGCTGGATATTATGATGCCTGATATAGATGGTTATACAGTTTGTAATCAGCTTAAATCCGATCCTAATACAGCAGAAGTACCCATAATTTTTCTGAGTGCTTTGGACGATATTTTTGACAAGGTGAAAGCCTTTGAAAGTGGTGGAGTAGACTATATCAGTAAACCCTTTCAGTTTCAGGAAGTCTTAATCAGGGTAAAAAATCAACTAACTCTCCGGCGAACTCAACAGCAATTACAAATTTTAAATACCCAACTAGAAGCAAGAGTTGAACAGCGAACTAAAGAATTAGAAATTGCTAACAGTAAACTCCGGGATATGGCTTTTCGTGATGAGTTAACTAATTTACCAAATCGAGCCTTATTTTTGGAACGTCTGGCTGATGGTATTGACATCAAACAGCAATATCCTAACTATCAGTTTGTGGTGTTGTTGCTAGACTGCGATCGCTTTAAAATGATTAACGAATCCCTCGGACATTCCGTAGGTGATCAACTATTAGTCGCTATTTCCAAACGTCTAAAATCCCTGCTAAAACCGGAAGACACCCTGGCTCGTTTAGGAGGCGACGAATTTGCGATTATGGTTAATAAAATCGAGGATATGGCGGAAGCCAAAACCATTGCTCAAAAAGTTCTTGATAGTTTTTCCCATCCTTTTGTCTTGCCAAATCAAGAAGTATTTATCAATGTAAGTATTGGCATATCTTTGTCACATTTAGATTATCAAAAACCGGAACATATACTACGAGATGCAGATACAGCCATGTATCGAGCCAAAGACTTAGGCAAAGGTCAATATCATATATTTGACCCGAGTATGCACCACCATGTTTCGGAAAAGCTGCAACTTGAAAACGATTTAAGGCGAGCCATTACTAATAATGAATTTCTAGTTTATTATCAACCCATAATCCATCTAAAAACCGGAAAAATCGCAGGTTTTGAAGCCTTAATTAGGTGGCAACATCCCACCAAAAAATTAATTCCCCCCGTCTTATTTATTCCCATAGCCGAAGAAACAGGTTTAATTAACGCCATTGGTTATTTAGTGTTAAAAAGTGCTTGTGAGCAATTCAGAAGCTGGCAAGAAAATAAACTTATTAATGATTCGATGTTTATCAGTGTGAATGTATCCGCGAGACAGTTTGCTAATATGGAGCTAAGTCAGCAAATACAACAAATTTTAGAAGCCACCAAACTAGATCCCCATTGCTTAAAATTAGAAATAACAGAAAGCGCAATTATGGATAACCCGAAAACAGCAGTAGCTATTCTGGAAGGTTTTAAAAGCCAAAATGTCCGACTAAGTATTGATGATTTTGGCACGGGATACTCTTCTTTAAGTTATCTGCATAATTTCCAAGTTGACACTCTTAAAATCGACAAATCTTTTGTGCAAAGAATGGATAATAATGGTTCAAGTTGCGGCTTAGTTCCCGTGATTGTTAACATTGCAAAAACCATGAAAATGGGGGTAATTGCTGAGGGTGTAGAAACCCCCGAACAACTGTCATTATTGAGAAGTTTAGAATGTGAGTTTGCACAAGGTTATTTATTTTCTCCACCGCTACCCGAAAGTTCATTGCTCGATTTAATCTCCGGAAATCTAACATGGTAAATAATTTCGCTAGTTTTAACTCCTAAATAATCAATACTTAAAACTATTAAAAGCCATGAATTATGAATAATCATAATTTTGCATCAGCCGATATCTTAATAGTTGATGATGTCCCAGAAAATATTAGGTTATTATCAACTATGTTAATGGAGTTTGGATTTCGGGTGCGGAAATCTATTAACGGTAAGATGGCACTCATGGCAGTTAATGCCTTAAAACCGGACTTAATTTTACTTTATATCAATATGCAGGGTCTCAATGGTTATCAAGTTTGTCAAGCCTTAAAAAACAATCCAGAAACTTCGGAAATTCCGATTATTTTGGTGAGTGCTATTAATCAAATTGAAGATCAAGTTAGGGCTTTTCAAGTGGGAGGAGTGGATTATATCACGAAACCTTTTCAAGTAGAAGAGGTGATGGCGAGGATTAACAATCAACTAAAAATCCCAAATCTGCCAAAAGATAGATTTACAGCTTCAAAATCAGCAACTAAAAGCGACCCAAAAGCAGTTAGCAGCCACCCAAGTTGAACTAATCCAAAAGCAGACAATGGTAGCCTTAAATCAATTATTAGCAGGGATTTTTCATGAACTTAATAATCCGATTAATTTCATTGCTGGCAACCTTGAACCTGCCTATCAATATTGTTAAGATATCATTGAGTTAATGAATTTATATCGACAAGAATATCCCCATCCTTCCCCCAGGATTTTAGACCTAGCAGAAAAACTGGAACTAGATTTTGTTTTAGAGGATCTTCGGAACTTAATTAGATCCATGAAAACAGGGATAAAACGGATTTATCAAATCATGTTAGCTTGGCGAATTTTCTGCCGCACCACCAATGAAGCAGATATGAAATCGATTGATTGGCATTAATCTATCAACAGCATTTTGCATTTAATAAAGCATAGATTGCAGGGAAACGATGATACTGTTGATATTCAAGTTATTAATAAACAGGCGAAAAATTTGCCGAAAATTAACGGTTATCACGGCTTAATTAATCAAGTATTTATGCACCTAATTAATAATGCTATTGATAGCTTAATATCTGCTCAAAATCAAGGGGATGATTCCGACTGGGTTCCGACTATTTGGATAACCACAGAACAAGTTAATCCTAACCGGGTAGCGATTCGGATTCGTGATAATGGTGTGGGAATTGCGCCGGAGTGACAATCCCGTTTATTTGACCCAT includes:
- a CDS encoding response regulator, which encodes MNNHNFASADILIVDDVPENIRLLSTMLMEFGFRVRKSINGKMALMAVNALKPDLILLYINMQGLNGYQVCQALKNNPETSEIPIILVSAINQIEDQVRAFQVGGVDYITKPFQVEEVMARINNQLKIPNLPKDRFTASKSATKSDPKAVSSHPS
- a CDS encoding two-component system response regulator, which produces MSYKQSNNHQESDILIVDDTPGNLHLLSRILRKKGYQVREAIDGKTALEEVNNKLPDLILLDIMMPDIDGYTVCNQLKSDPNTAEVPIIFLSALDDIFDKVKAFESGGVDYISKPFQFQEVLIRVKNQLTLRRTQQQLQILNTQLEARVEQRTKELEIANSKLRDMAFRDELTNLPNRALFLERLADGIDIKQQYPNYQFVVLLLDCDRFKMINESLGHSVGDQLLVAISKRLKSLLKPEDTLARLGGDEFAIMVNKIEDMAEAKTIAQKVLDSFSHPFVLPNQEVFINVSIGISLSHLDYQKPEHILRDADTAMYRAKDLGKGQYHIFDPSMHHHVSEKLQLENDLRRAITNNEFLVYYQPIIHLKTGKIAGFEALIRWQHPTKKLIPPVLFIPIAEETGLINAIGYLVLKSACEQFRSWQENKLINDSMFISVNVSARQFANMELSQQIQQILEATKLDPHCLKLEITESAIMDNPKTAVAILEGFKSQNVRLSIDDFGTGYSSLSYLHNFQVDTLKIDKSFVQRMDNNGSSCGLVPVIVNIAKTMKMGVIAEGVETPEQLSLLRSLECEFAQGYLFSPPLPESSLLDLISGNLTW